The following coding sequences lie in one Eschrichtius robustus isolate mEscRob2 chromosome 17, mEscRob2.pri, whole genome shotgun sequence genomic window:
- the AZIN1 gene encoding antizyme inhibitor 1 isoform X1, with amino-acid sequence MKGFIDDANYSVGLLDEGTNLGNVIDNYVYEHTLTGKNAFFVGDLGKIVKKHSQWQNIVAQIKPFYTVKCNSTPAVLEILAALGTGFACSSKTEMALVQELGVSPENIIYISPCKQVSQIKYAAKVGVNIMTCDNEVELKKIARNHPNAKVLLHIATEDNIGGEEGNMKFGTTLKNCRHLLECAKELDVQIIGVKFHVSSACKESQVYVHALSDARCVFDMAGEFGFTMNMLDIGGGFTGTEFQLEEVNHVISPLLDVYFPEGSGIKIISEPGSYYVSSAFTLAVNIIAKKVVENKFSSGVGKTGSDEPTFMYYMNDGVYGSFASKLSEDLNTIPEVHKKYKEDEPLFTSSLWGPSCDELDQIVENCLLPELNVGDWLIFDNMGADSFHEPSAFNDFQRPAIYYMMSYSDWYEMQDAGITSDTMMKNFFFVPSCIQLSQEDNFSTEA; translated from the exons ATGAAAGGATTTATTGACGATGCAAACTACTCCGTTGGCCTGTTGGATGAAGGAACAAACCTTGGAAATGTTATTGATAACTATGTTTATGAACATACCCTG ACAGGGAAAAATGCATTTTTTGTGGGAGATCTTGGAAAGATTGTGAAGAAACACAGTCAGTGGCAGAACATAGTGGCTCAGATAAAGCCATTCTACACGGTAAAGTGCAACTCCACTCCAGCTGTACTTGAGATTTTGGCAGCTCTTGGAACTGGATTTGCTTGTTCCAGTAAA aCTGAAATGGCTTTAGTGCAAGAATTGGGTGTATCTCCAGAAAACATCATTTACATAAGTCCTTGCAAGCAAGTGTCTCAGATAAAGTATGCAGCAAAAGTTGGAGTGAATATCATGACATGTGACAATGAAGTCGAATTGAAGAAAATTGCACGTAATCACCCAAATGCCAA GGTCTTACTACATATTGCAACAGAAGATAATATTGGAGGTGAAGAGGGTAACATGAAGTTTGGCACTACCCTGAAGAACTGTAGGCATCTTTTGGAATGTGCTAAGGAACTTGATGTCCAAATTATTGGGGTTAA ATTTCATGTTTCAAGTGCTTGCAAAGAATCTCAAGTATATGTACATGCTTTATCTGATGCTCGATGTGTATTTGACATGGCt GGAGAATTTGGCTTCACAATGAACATGTTAGACATTGGTGGAGGCTTCACAGGAACCGAATTTCAATTGGAAGAG GTTAATCATGTTATCAGCCCTTTGTTGGATGTCTACTTTCCTGAAGGATCCGGCATTAAGATAATTTCTGAACCCGGAAGCTACTATGTGTCTTCTGCATTTACACTTGCAGTTAATATCATTGCAAAGAAAGTTGTTGAAAATAAGTTTTCCTCTGGAG TAGGAAAAACCGGAAGTGATGAACCAACCTTTATGTATTATATGAACGATGGTGTTTATGGTTCTTTTGCAAGTAAACTGTCTGAGGACTTAAATACCATTCCAGAGGTTCACAAG AAATACAAGGAAGATGAGCCTCTGTTTACAAGCAGCCTTTGGGGTCCGTCCTGTGATGAGCTTGATCAAATTGTGGAAAACTGTCTTCTTCCTGAGCTGAATGTGGGAGATTGGCTTATCTTTGATAACATGGGAGCAGATTCTTTCCATGAACCATCTGCTTTTAATGATTTTCAGAGGCCAGCTATTTATTATATGATGTCATACAGTGATTG GTATGAGATGCAAGATGCTGGAATTACTTCAGACACAATGATGAAGAACTTCTTCTTTGTGCCTTCTTGCATTCAGTTGAGCCAAGAAGACAACTTTTCCACTGAAGCTTAA
- the AZIN1 gene encoding antizyme inhibitor 1 isoform X2, whose amino-acid sequence MKGFIDDANYSVGLLDEGTNLGNVIDNYVYEHTLTGKNAFFVGDLGKIVKKHSQWQNIVAQIKPFYTVKCNSTPAVLEILAALGTGFACSSKTEMALVQELGVSPENIIYISPCKQVSQIKYAAKVGVNIMTCDNEVELKKIARNHPNAKVLLHIATEDNIGGEEGNMKFGTTLKNCRHLLECAKELDVQIIGVKFHVSSACKESQVYVHALSDARCVFDMAGEFGFTMNMLDIGGGFTGTEFQLEEVNHVISPLLDVYFPEGSGIKIISEPGSYYVSSAFTLAVNIIAKKVVENKFSSGGKTGSDEPTFMYYMNDGVYGSFASKLSEDLNTIPEVHKKYKEDEPLFTSSLWGPSCDELDQIVENCLLPELNVGDWLIFDNMGADSFHEPSAFNDFQRPAIYYMMSYSDWYEMQDAGITSDTMMKNFFFVPSCIQLSQEDNFSTEA is encoded by the exons ATGAAAGGATTTATTGACGATGCAAACTACTCCGTTGGCCTGTTGGATGAAGGAACAAACCTTGGAAATGTTATTGATAACTATGTTTATGAACATACCCTG ACAGGGAAAAATGCATTTTTTGTGGGAGATCTTGGAAAGATTGTGAAGAAACACAGTCAGTGGCAGAACATAGTGGCTCAGATAAAGCCATTCTACACGGTAAAGTGCAACTCCACTCCAGCTGTACTTGAGATTTTGGCAGCTCTTGGAACTGGATTTGCTTGTTCCAGTAAA aCTGAAATGGCTTTAGTGCAAGAATTGGGTGTATCTCCAGAAAACATCATTTACATAAGTCCTTGCAAGCAAGTGTCTCAGATAAAGTATGCAGCAAAAGTTGGAGTGAATATCATGACATGTGACAATGAAGTCGAATTGAAGAAAATTGCACGTAATCACCCAAATGCCAA GGTCTTACTACATATTGCAACAGAAGATAATATTGGAGGTGAAGAGGGTAACATGAAGTTTGGCACTACCCTGAAGAACTGTAGGCATCTTTTGGAATGTGCTAAGGAACTTGATGTCCAAATTATTGGGGTTAA ATTTCATGTTTCAAGTGCTTGCAAAGAATCTCAAGTATATGTACATGCTTTATCTGATGCTCGATGTGTATTTGACATGGCt GGAGAATTTGGCTTCACAATGAACATGTTAGACATTGGTGGAGGCTTCACAGGAACCGAATTTCAATTGGAAGAG GTTAATCATGTTATCAGCCCTTTGTTGGATGTCTACTTTCCTGAAGGATCCGGCATTAAGATAATTTCTGAACCCGGAAGCTACTATGTGTCTTCTGCATTTACACTTGCAGTTAATATCATTGCAAAGAAAGTTGTTGAAAATAAGTTTTCCTCTGGAG GAAAAACCGGAAGTGATGAACCAACCTTTATGTATTATATGAACGATGGTGTTTATGGTTCTTTTGCAAGTAAACTGTCTGAGGACTTAAATACCATTCCAGAGGTTCACAAG AAATACAAGGAAGATGAGCCTCTGTTTACAAGCAGCCTTTGGGGTCCGTCCTGTGATGAGCTTGATCAAATTGTGGAAAACTGTCTTCTTCCTGAGCTGAATGTGGGAGATTGGCTTATCTTTGATAACATGGGAGCAGATTCTTTCCATGAACCATCTGCTTTTAATGATTTTCAGAGGCCAGCTATTTATTATATGATGTCATACAGTGATTG GTATGAGATGCAAGATGCTGGAATTACTTCAGACACAATGATGAAGAACTTCTTCTTTGTGCCTTCTTGCATTCAGTTGAGCCAAGAAGACAACTTTTCCACTGAAGCTTAA